A single region of the Pyricularia oryzae 70-15 chromosome 4, whole genome shotgun sequence genome encodes:
- a CDS encoding T-complex protein 1 subunit eta: MSFGGQTPTIIVLKEGTDSSQGKGQIVSNINACLAVQATIKSTLGPYGGDLLMVDANGKQTITNDGATVMKLLDIVHPAARVLVDIARSQDAEVGDGTTSVVVLAGEILKEIKEHVEQGVSSQIIVKGLRRASSVAVNKIKEIAVSTSEGSHRETLTKLAGTAMTSKLIKRNTEFFTKMVVDAVLTLDQEDLNEKLIGIKKIPGGSLTDSLFVNGVAFKKTFSYAGFEQQPKSFKKPKIVCLNVELELKAEKDNAEVRVEQVSEYQAIVDAEWQIIFKKLEAVYKTGAKVVLSKLPIGDLATQYFADRDIFCAGRVASEDMERVVQATGATVQSTCSDILPEHLGTCGSFEERQIGGERFNFFEDCPEAKTCTLVLRGGAEQFIAEVERSLHDAIMIVKRAIRNRTVVAGGGAVEMEVSAHLHRFADLKNQAHKQQAIIKSFAKALEIIPRQLCDNAGFDATDILNKLRVEHRKGNTWAGVDFQNEGVADLMERFVWEPALIKINAIQAATEACCLILSVDETIRNEESAQPQAPGQALPPGAAQRALRGRGRGMPRR; the protein is encoded by the exons ATGTCGTTTGGCGGGCAGACGCCCACCATCATCGTCCTAAAGGAGG GTACGGACAGCTCTCAGGGCAAGGGTCAAATTGTTTCCAACATCAATGCCTGCTTAGCCGTGCAGGCAACTATCAAGTCGACGCTCGGCCCGTACGGTGGCGATCTGTTGATGGTGGATGCCAACGGCAAGCAAACCATTACCAACGATGGCGCAACAGTGATGAAG CTTCTCGATATTGTCCACCCCGCGGCACGGGTCCTGGTTGATATTGCAAGATCACAAGACGCAGAGGTCGGTGATGGAACAACTTCGGTGGTAGTCCTGGCCGGTGAGATCCTCAAGGAGATCAAGGAGCATGTCGAGCAGGGTGTCAGTTCTCAGATCATCGTCAAGGGCCTGAGGCGCGCATCCTCCGTAGCCGTCAACAAGATCAAGGAGATTGCTGTCAGCACAAGCGAGGGAAGCCACAGAGAAACTTTGACCAAGCTCGCCGGTACAGCCATGACCAGCAAGCTGATCAAGAGGAATACGGAGTTTTTCACCAAGA TGGTTGTCGATGCCGTCTTGACACTTGACCAGGAAGACCTTAACGAGAAGTTAATAGGCATCAAGAAGATCCCCGGTGGCTCGCTCACCGACTCCCTGTTCGTCAACGGTGTCGCTTTCAAAAAGACCTTTTCTTATGCCGGTTTCGAGCAACAGCCAAAGTCGTTCAAGAAGCCAAAGATTGTTTGCCTCAACGTCGAGCTTGAGCTCAAGGCGGAGAAGGACAACGCCGAGGTCCGAGTTGAGCAGGTGTCGGAATACCAGGCCATCGTCGATGCCGAGTGGCAAATTATCTTCAAGAAGCTTGAGGCGGTCTACAAGACCGGCGCAAAGGTTGTGCTTAGCAAACTGCCCATTGGTGACCTGGCCACACAGTACTTTGCCGATCGCGACATATTCTGCGCCGGCCGTGTGGCATCTGAGGACATGGAGCGTGTTGTCCAAGCTACCGGCGCCACCGTCCAGTCAACATGCTCCGACATCCTGCCCGAGCACCTCGGCACCTGCGGCTCCTTCGAGGAGCGCCAGATCGGAGGCGAGCGCTTCAACTTCTTTGAGGACTGCCCCGAGGCCAAGACCTGCACCTTGGTTCTACGCGGAGGTGCCGAGCAGTTTATCGCCGAGGTTGAGCGGTCCCTGCACGACGCCATCATGATCGTCAAGCGTGCCATTCGCAACCGCACCGTGGTCGCTGGTGGCGGCGCCGTCGAGATGGAGGTCTCTGCCCACCTGCACCGCTTCGCCGACCTCAAGAACCAAGCCCACAAGCAGCAGGCCATCATCAAGTCCTTTGCCAAGGCCCTCGAGATCATCCCCCGCCAGCTGTGCGACAATGCCGGCTTCGACGCCACTGACATACTCAACAAGCTGCGCGTCGAGCACCGCAAGGGCAACACGTGGGCCGGTGTCGACTTCCAGAACGAGGGTGTCGCTGACCTGATGGAGAGGTTCGTCTGGGAGCCCGCTCTTATCAAGATCAACGCCATCCAGGCCGCGACGGAGGCCTGCTGCCTGATTCTGTCCGTCGACGAGACCATCCGCAACGAGGAGAGCGCGCAGCCACAAGCACCCGGTCAGGCCCTGCCACCGGGAGCAGCTCAAAGGGCCCTCAGGGGTAGGGGAAGGGGAATGCCCCGGCGATGA